From Candidatus Angelobacter sp., one genomic window encodes:
- a CDS encoding DUF1553 domain-containing protein has product SLRREQSRTINPIPEIMAMDELPTPKPAYILKRGAYDAHGEQVSADTPKVLPPFPANAPRNRLGLAQWLLSPENPLVARVTVNRAWQMMFGRGIVETSDNFGAQGAVPTHPELLDWLARDFMTSGWNYKVLLKKIAMSATYRQSSKAGPELIGRDPDNKLLARGPARRLTAEMLRDEALAVSRLLAGKIGGPSVKPYQPPGLWEIAMGNPKYEQSRGDDLHRRSLYTFWKRTVPPPTMIAFDAPQRNVCIVRRQSTSTPLQALALLNDTQIVEAARFVSERMLKEGGNTLADQIAWAFRLVTSRRPTPQEITVLKRLFQEQHDLFAGDQQAAAKLLAVGEQPNNPALPPVDLAAGTVLAEALLNHDEAVMRR; this is encoded by the coding sequence CTCTCTGCGCCGCGAACAGAGCCGCACGATCAATCCGATTCCTGAGATCATGGCGATGGATGAGCTGCCGACGCCAAAGCCCGCGTACATTTTGAAGCGGGGTGCTTACGACGCGCACGGCGAACAGGTTTCCGCCGACACTCCCAAAGTGCTGCCGCCATTCCCCGCGAACGCGCCGCGCAATCGTCTCGGCCTTGCGCAATGGCTGTTATCACCGGAGAACCCGTTGGTGGCGCGTGTGACGGTCAACCGCGCGTGGCAGATGATGTTCGGACGCGGTATTGTCGAGACCAGCGACAACTTTGGTGCGCAGGGCGCCGTGCCGACCCATCCCGAATTGCTCGACTGGCTCGCCCGTGATTTCATGACCTCGGGCTGGAACTACAAGGTGCTGTTGAAGAAAATCGCGATGTCCGCGACGTATCGTCAGTCATCGAAGGCGGGGCCCGAACTGATCGGCCGCGACCCCGACAACAAGCTGCTCGCGCGCGGGCCGGCGCGCCGCCTCACCGCTGAGATGCTGCGCGACGAGGCGCTTGCGGTGAGCAGACTGCTCGCTGGAAAAATCGGAGGACCGAGCGTCAAGCCGTATCAACCGCCCGGCCTGTGGGAGATCGCGATGGGCAACCCGAAATATGAGCAAAGCCGTGGCGACGATCTTCACCGTAGGAGCCTGTACACGTTCTGGAAGCGCACCGTGCCGCCTCCGACAATGATCGCATTCGACGCGCCGCAACGGAATGTCTGCATCGTGCGCCGCCAGAGCACCAGCACACCGCTTCAAGCGCTCGCCCTGCTCAACGACACGCAAATTGTCGAGGCCGCGCGGTTCGTCAGCGAACGGATGTTGAAGGAAGGCGGGAATACGCTGGCCGACCAGATCGCCTGGGCGTTCCGGCTGGTGACCTCCCGTCGTCCGACACCACAGGAGATCACTGTTTTGAAACGACTGTTTCAAGAACAGCACGATTTGTTCGCGGGTGATCAGCAGGCCGCCGCGAAGCTGCTTGCGGTCGGCGAGCAGCCGAACAATCCGGCGCTGCCGCCGGTGGATCTTGCGGCTGGGACCGTTTTGGCAGAAGCTCTGCTGAATCACGACGAAGCGGTGATGAGACGGTGA